The nucleotide window GATGATTCTTGACAATGTTACCATACTACAAATGAATCTTCTTCACTTGTCacgataacatgatttttcctaatcTGCATTGGCATTCTTATGGTATTGTTTTACTGCTCCTTGAAAAGATTCTGCAGAGATCTTCAGCCTATCATCGATCCAATGTGGTGAAAAAACAAAAGACAGTCGTAATCATGTCCGCTTTAACATTCTAATCGTCGGAAAACACAACGTTCTGCAGTGATGTGATCTGCGCACCCACGGTGCATTCACTGTTTGGATGACCAATTTGGATGACACTCCAATCTCTTACCCATCCAACGTGACTCAGCTCCAAAGGGATCAGATAGATCATCCAAAAAAGGTCTCCCTTGTCCAAATCATTTGACATGGATTGGTGGATTTCCAATTCGATGACACACATGTTGGAGGATCTTCCAAAGGCAAAGGAGAGTGGAGGGTGATGGAAGAATAAAGTGCAGAAATCTCCTTTCTCGAGAATTCCAGATTTATCTATCTATGATACCAACTTCTGTACCCTTATCTAAACACAACACATTCCCTGTGGAAGTGGAAGTGGAAGTGGATTCTCTTCTGAGGGCCGCATCTGTCTCCTCCAGTACTCAAAGGTTATCATCACTTTCAGCTAGCATCATATCTCATGCCTGAATTCATAATGATCGATATACATCTGTAATAGATGAAGCTGTAACAAGCTAAAACATGCGACAGTCCGAGCTCAATGACTTGGTTGTTTCTCTTGGCACAAACTCATACCAAGCCTCTGTCTATGTTCTATGATCGTGTCTCCTCTTTCTTGGAGACTTCCCTTCCTATTTTTCCTTGTGTCGCATCCGATCCACGAAGAGAATGCCCGTTTTCCTGGCAGCATGCTACAGTCAAAACAGAGATGAAGTGTTCATGCTCGGGTCGCAGCAGCACAGATTAAAACATGTTTCCTCGATGAGGTCATGCAGATGTAGCAGCACAAAACACGAGCAACATCGGTGGTGGCTTTTCATCCAGCCAATGGATAagggaaacaaagaaagaaagaaggattgCAACCCAAAAGATTCTGCTACAGCCAAAGACCATCGGAATCAACTGTCGCTTCACGTACAGGATGAGGATTCCACTATTTTGCGTGAGTCCCGTCTGTCCCACACAGTTGTAGAAGATCTTATGCTTCTGTTTCATACACCAATTGTTAGCCAATGTTTCTCGGAAGTAACTCTTTCGATGCAGAAGACGTTTGTGATGGTCATTTCTGATTCCACTTCGTTCTGGGATTCATATGTAGCATTCATCCACCTTTCATAACTGAGATGAAACGAGTGCTTAACATGAATGTGTATCGATAACCATTTGTTGCCAGTCCATCAAATCAACTAGATCATTGCATATTGTAATTTCTAGTACAATTTGCAAGTTCATTACCGAAGAGATGAAGAATATCGAGGTAGATGTATGGAGCTAATCGGTAGAAAAAGATATGTTTGTATCTGTAAACAATTAAGTGTAGTTTTGATAGGAGATAAAATGAGAAAGAATTTTTTAACATGATAGAATGATATGGATATATCGATGAATAACAATTAGAATTAGCGGTGCAAAAAGaggtaaaacaaataaaaggacTATTTACGAGAAGCTATGAGAACTTCGAAGGATACTGTTTGGCATAAATTAATGTAAAATCTATCGTTATGGTCGATCTCGATTAATTGAAATATTACGGCGTGTCGTTGAtgtgaagaaataaaaaaatttagaaatgatcTATTATGCTCATTCTAATATGTATATGTACGTAAAAGGCAGTAaaataaatgattttaatttatatagctaattatatattttttataattagttatttttagcaaTCTCGATCCCGACACCTTCAAAAGTTAAGTTATATTGGGATTCTTATTCTTACGAAATTAAGAAAGTAAAACATTAAGATTCCTatacagaattaaaaaaaaaaagataattttataaaattaaaaattaaaaaaaaatattttattggagcaacagaattaaatattttatttttataataataataaggatctcaatattacttttgaaaatatatggatcgaaatattaaagataactaattaataTATTTGTAACCTTTGTCCCGTCTCTGCCAATTGCCAAATTCGTGTGCTTGCAGTGGCAGCTCACGTACACGTACGTTTCAGGAGTCTTGAAACTTGTGCAGCAAAGGTGGGCGTCCCCTGCTGATCCTCCAAGAGGGAGGGTGGATTCGAACCTTATCGAAATGCAAAAGCATTTGTCGACGTCAAAAGCTAAATGGTTCATATTCCTCCTTCATGCATTGGCCGATCTGTGGCCACAGCTGATTAGATATTTGACATTATCCAAATCACTCCACTTGCTGACACAAAGGGGTCACTGTCAACACAATGATAAGAAGGGCCTTTTGGCCATGGAACATGCTCCGGTGCTGTTCTTGGCTCtctgtctctttctctctctatataaTCGAGTCAAGCAGCAGAAACAAGTCCGACACAGAACAAATCTCTGAGAACACAGTCATTCAAACAGCCACATCTCGTGTGTGCATCAGGAATGGACAAGGTGATGAAGTTGGCATCCCAAAAGGCAGTCGTAATCTTCAGCCTGAGCTCCTGCTGCATGTGCCACACCGTGAAGAGTCTCTTCCATGACCTGGGTGTCAATGCCGCCGTCTACGAGCTGGACGAGGACCCCAGGGGAAGAGAGATGGGGAAGGCTCTCGCCAAGCTGGTGGGGCGTAACCCGCCGGTGCCGGCCGTGTTCATCGGCGGCAAGCCGGTTGGATCTACGGACAGGATCATGTCACTTCACCTGGGTGGGAAACTGGTCCCTCTTCTTCGCGATGCAGGTGCTCTCTGGGTCTGAGCACTCTAAACTCTGCTCTGCCCTGTGGAGTAGTATTGGATGATGATCCAATTCGACTAGGGATGCGTGGAAATAAACTATTGAGAGATACGACTATGCTGATGTATAAGAACTCGTGTTATAATATCATGTAACTTCGACGCAATAATAATGCTTACTGGTCAGAATTCCCTTTACGGTTGGTTGCATTGCcccctcttgttttgttttctgCATTACCTGCGAGGATTTATAATATGACACACCCAACACATGCAGATAGATTGATGATCATGAAA belongs to Musa acuminata AAA Group cultivar baxijiao chromosome BXJ1-11, Cavendish_Baxijiao_AAA, whole genome shotgun sequence and includes:
- the LOC103971452 gene encoding putative glutaredoxin-C14, encoding MDKVMKLASQKAVVIFSLSSCCMCHTVKSLFHDLGVNAAVYELDEDPRGREMGKALAKLVGRNPPVPAVFIGGKPVGSTDRIMSLHLGGKLVPLLRDAGALWV